The Geobacillus genomosp. 3 genome segment TTTCACTGTCCACGGGTTCATTTTTAATTCAAAAAAGAGTTGATCGACAGTGAGATCAAACGTGTTCATCATCCGGTACTCGCCTTCATTGACGACCCAAATCGGCTTTCCTTCATGCTCAAGCAACTGGGTATTGCCATAGTAGCTGCGGATCGCATGCGCCATCATAAATTTTTGATCATCGGAGAGCCATTGTTTTTCGATGAGTTCATTCGAGCGGAATGACTGTTCCTTTAATACATCCACCTTCTCTAACGCATAAAGGCCGACTTCTTCAATATTATTAAAGAAACGGGTATAGAAGTAGGAAGTATCCATCCCTGCTGTAGCATAGCCGCCACGGTAGAAGCAAACGGCAAATTGATACGTTTTCTTTTCTCCCGCTGGCACATCGACGATTAACGCCCCGACTTTCCCAAGCCCAAACGTCCAGTTCTCTTCAAGCGGTGTCGTTAAAATATCTTCCATGCTAAAATGCAGTGCTGAGCGAACATCCTCGTCTTTGGAGACAATGCCCACAATACGTCCTTGGCCAACCCCGCGCAACTGCGGGCACGTATCATCGATCCGCCGCATCGAGGTGTACGGGTCGGTGCCTTCGAATCCAAAAAACGCCCGCCGTGTTCTTGTTCCGTTTGTATTATCGATCGTCATCTCTACAATCACAGCCGGAACCAACGCCAACTTGAGTTCTTCCTCGGCCGCTGTTTCGGGATCAGGCACCGCCTTTACTGGCGAATAAATCGTAAACGTTAAATCCCCAGCTTTCCATGTATCCGTTGCCACACAGAATTCGCGCTTGATCTCCTCTTTCGCAAACGGAATGAGAATGTTTGGTTTTTGCGGATTTGGATCTGGGTTTTCAATGTCATACCGTTTGCTTTCATCATCGCCCGCTGTTTCCGCGAATGGAAGGATATGATACAGCCCCGGCTCATGCAGCGACTCTACGCCAATAAATACGTTTTGCCGCGGTGGACGGGCGAGTTCCAAGTCCAATCCGCCGCTTTTTCCCGAAAACCCTAGCGTAAAGCTGGCAAACGCTCCAACCGGCGAATGGTGGGCGTTAAAAAACCAATTGTTTGGCATGTTCTTCACTCTCCTTTTCCCCTTGATCGCTCCATCGCACAACGGATCAACAGGACGCCAATGCAGCCAGATAACAGCTTCCCTTACTCAATCTGCTTTTTGCAGCTGTAGCAACTCGCTGACAGTAACAAATTCATAGCCTTGCGAGTGCAGTTCGGAAACAAGTATTTTGACGGCCTCGATCGTTTGTGAACGATCCCCGAATCCATCATGGAAAAGCAAGATGCTTCCATTTTTCACATGATCTCGAGTCTTCTGAACAATATAATCAACACCAGGCTGTTCCCAGTCTCGTGCGTCGGTATTGAGCGCACCAATCATTTGGTAGCCGAAACGGCTGCACATAGACACGATAGTTGCATTATAGTCAAGATAAGGAGGGCGGAAGACAGCTGCTCTCGCTCCAGCCATAGAGGCAATCATGGCATCTGTCCGCTCTATTTCTTGTAAAGCATCATTCTTAGCTAGAGAAGTCAGGTTGACGTGAGAATACGTGTGATTGCCAATTTCATGCCCTTGCGCCTTGACCGCCTCTACAACTTCCGGATGCTTCTCCATATGGATGCCAATCATAAAAAAGGTTGCTTTCCCAGATACTTTTCCCAATATTTCTAACACTTCCAATGTATAAATTGGATTTGGGCCATCGTCGAACGTGATCGCAACCACTCGATGGGGCGTCTCGACATATTCAATCATTTTCAAGTTATAACATGCTCCCCTCTCCGTTTAGTCAGTCAGCTACCCCAAACCGATAGACCGTTGTGGATACTCGCTCCTTACCAGCTGGCAATACGATCGACGGAAATTGCGGATGATGAACCGCATCGGGCAGCCCTTGTGTTTCCAGGCAGATGCCTAAATACTTCCGCGACGGCACGCCGCCCAAATCCAACCCTTCCGGCAATTGGTTCGACGTGTACACGACAACACCGACTTCATCCGTCTCCACCGTCAACGTTCGTCCACTCTCTTGGTCGGAAAGCACAATTTCCTTATCATGATGGCGGTCGAGCCAAAATGGATGGTCATAGCCCCCGCCAACGAGCTCGATTTGCGGATGCCCGGATTCGACCGCCTCCCGTATCGTCGTTCCGTTCCGCAAATCAAACGGAGTGCCAGTGACATCCAAGACGCGCCCGGTCGGAATCAGCTCGTCATTCAACTCGAGTACGCGAGCGCTTTGGATGGCCAGCGTATGGTCTAAAATATCGCGCTTGCCGTTGCCGCTCAAATTAAAATACGTATGGTTCGTCAAGTTGACAAGCGTCGTTTTGTCCGAACGAGCCCGGTAGGTGACGGTCCATTCGTTGTCATTGTTGAGCCAATACGCCACTTGCACATCAACCGCCCCCGGATACCCTTCTTCCCCGTCCGGGCTTGTGTACGAAAAGACGACCCCGACCGCATCATCGCGCCAAACCGGTTCCGCCTGCCAAAGCACGCGGTGGAATCCGCCCGGGCCGCCGTGCAGATGGTTGTTGTTTTCGTTTTTCGCCAACTCGTACGTGACCCCTTCAAGCTCAAAACTCGCCCCTTGAATGCGCCCCGCCACCCGGCCGATCACAGCGCCGAAATAAGGGGCGTTCTCGACATACGGCTCAAATCGGTCAAACCCAAGCACCACATTTTCAATGTTGCCCATCCGGTCAGGAACTAGCAGTTTGGTCACGATGCACCCATAGTTCGTTACCGACAGTTCCATGCCATGATTGT includes the following:
- a CDS encoding aldose epimerase family protein: MDIFERIWAQFDGKEVALFTLVNNHGMELSVTNYGCIVTKLLVPDRMGNIENVVLGFDRFEPYVENAPYFGAVIGRVAGRIQGASFELEGVTYELAKNENNNHLHGGPGGFHRVLWQAEPVWRDDAVGVVFSYTSPDGEEGYPGAVDVQVAYWLNNDNEWTVTYRARSDKTTLVNLTNHTYFNLSGNGKRDILDHTLAIQSARVLELNDELIPTGRVLDVTGTPFDLRNGTTIREAVESGHPQIELVGGGYDHPFWLDRHHDKEIVLSDQESGRTLTVETDEVGVVVYTSNQLPEGLDLGGVPSRKYLGICLETQGLPDAVHHPQFPSIVLPAGKERVSTTVYRFGVAD
- a CDS encoding glycoside hydrolase family 52 protein, coding for MPNNWFFNAHHSPVGAFASFTLGFSGKSGGLDLELARPPRQNVFIGVESLHEPGLYHILPFAETAGDDESKRYDIENPDPNPQKPNILIPFAKEEIKREFCVATDTWKAGDLTFTIYSPVKAVPDPETAAEEELKLALVPAVIVEMTIDNTNGTRTRRAFFGFEGTDPYTSMRRIDDTCPQLRGVGQGRIVGIVSKDEDVRSALHFSMEDILTTPLEENWTFGLGKVGALIVDVPAGEKKTYQFAVCFYRGGYATAGMDTSYFYTRFFNNIEEVGLYALEKVDVLKEQSFRSNELIEKQWLSDDQKFMMAHAIRSYYGNTQLLEHEGKPIWVVNEGEYRMMNTFDLTVDQLFFELKMNPWTVKNVLDLYVDRYSYEDRVRFPGDETEHPGGISFTHDMGVANTFSRPHYSSYELYGISGCFSHMTHEQLVNWVLCAAVYIEQTKDWAWRDKRLDILEQCLESMVRRDHPDPEKRNGVMGLDSTRTMGGAEITTYDSLDVSLGQARNNLYLAGKCWAAYVALEKLFRDVGKEELAALAGEQAEKCAATIVSYVTDDGYIPAVMGEGNDSKIIPAIEGLVFPYFTNCHEALNEEGRFGEYIQALRNHLRYVLREGICLFADGGWKISSTSNNSWLSKIYLCQFIARHILGWEWDEQGKRADAAHVAWLTHPTLSIWSWSDQIIAGEISGSKYYPRGVTSILWLEEGR
- a CDS encoding polysaccharide deacetylase family protein, translating into MIEYVETPHRVVAITFDDGPNPIYTLEVLEILGKVSGKATFFMIGIHMEKHPEVVEAVKAQGHEIGNHTYSHVNLTSLAKNDALQEIERTDAMIASMAGARAAVFRPPYLDYNATIVSMCSRFGYQMIGALNTDARDWEQPGVDYIVQKTRDHVKNGSILLFHDGFGDRSQTIEAVKILVSELHSQGYEFVTVSELLQLQKAD